DNA from Sulfitobacter albidus:
TCGTGCGCGCGCTTGGCGTCATCAAACAGGCCTGCGCCATGGCGAACAAGCGCGCGGGCAAGCTGGATGCAAAACTCGCCGACGCGATGATCGAGGCGGCAAGCGAGGTGGTCGCGGGCAAGCTTGACGATAATTTCCCGCTGGTGGTCTGGCAGACAGGCTCGGGCACACAATCGAATATGAACGCCAATGAGGTCATCGCCAACCGCGCGATCGAGATCCTTGGCGGCACGCTGGGCACGAAAGAGCCGGTGCACCCCAACGATCACTGCAACATGGGGCAATCGTCGAACGATACCTTCCCGACGGCCATGCACATCGCCACCGCCATGACCGCACGTGACGTGACCCTGCCTGGGCTGGAAAAGCTGCACCGGGCGCTGCAGGCCAAGGTCGAGGAATTCGACGGCATCATCAAGATCGGGCGCACCCACACGCAGGATGCAACCCCCCTGACGCTCAGCCAGGAATTTTCCGGCTATACCCATCAGGTCGCCATGGGCATCCGCCGCATCAACGACGCGTTGGGCCGGATTTACGAGCTCGCGCAGGGCGGTACCGCCGTGGGCACCGGGCTGAACACCGCCAAGGGCTGGGATGTCGAGGTCGCAGCCAACATGGCCGAAATCACCGGCCTGCCCTTTGTCACCGCCCCCAACAAATTCGAAGCACTGGCCGCCCATGACGCGATGGTCGAGATCTCGGGCGCGCTCAAGGTCGTAGCCGCCTCACTCTTCAAGATCGCCAATGACATCCGCCTGCTGGGCTCCGGTCCGCGCTGTGGTCTGGGAGAGCTGATCCTGCCCGAGAACGAGCCGGGCAGCTCGATCATGCCTGGCAAGGTGAACCCAACGCAATGCGAGGCGCTCACACAGGTCTGCGCGCATGTGATGGGCAACGACGCCGCCGTCGGCTTTGCCGGCTCGCAAGGGCATTTCGAGCTGAACGTATACAAGCCGATGATGGCCTATAACGTGCTGCAATCCATGCAGCTTCTGGGCGACGCGGCGAGCGCCTTCACCGACAATCTGGTGGACGGTCTGCGCGCGGATGCCGACCGGATCGAACGGCTGATGCGCGAGTCTTTGATGCTGGTGACCGCGCTGGCGCCCGAGATCGGGTATGATAACGCCACCAAGGTCGCCAAGACTGCGCATAAGAACGGCACGACGCTGAAGGAAGAAGCGATTGCGCTGGGCTTTGTCGATGCAGAAACCTTTGACCGTGTCGTGCGCCCCGAAAACATGATCGGGCCCAAGTGAGCGGGCCGATCAACCTCAACAAGGTCCGCAAGGACCGGGCGCGCCGCGACAGGCGCGCCCAGGCCGATGAGAACGCGGTGAAATTCGGCCGCACCAAGGCCGAGCGCACCCGCGATGCGGCAGAGCAGACGCGCAAGACCACGCAACTGGACCAGCACAAGCGCGAGACATGAACGCGCGGCCCGTCAAACACTCCGTGACCCTGCGCGGGCACCGCACGTCCATTTCCCTTGAAGAGTCGTTCTGGCGCGAATTCCGCGCCATCGCCCGCGCGCGGGGCCTGCCGATCAATGCGCTTGTGGCCGAGATTGACGAGGCCCGGGGGATCGACAGCGGGCTGGCCTCCGCAATCCGGGTCTTTGTGCTTGAAACGTTAAGGGATCGTTTACCAAAGCCGGACTAGCGTCGGAGTATGCCCTATTCCCACTCCCCACTTACAGCGCAGATGTGGATGATCGATCTCTTCAGCGCCCGCGCCGCCGCACGCGGGGGTGTTATCCGCCGCAGCGTCCGGGACATCGAGAAATACGTCGGGCGGGTGGAGTTTGAAGACGAGCTGCGGCGTCGCGGCTTCCACGCCGTCGAGAACGCCGGTCAGCTCGTCATCTTCTGCAACCAGGAGCCCATTCGGCTGGTCCTGTAATCGTTTTCTTTCAAAGAAAACGGTCGGAATTTTTCAAAAATTCCGATGCCTCAGGCCGCCGATGCGCTGTAAATCTTGTCGATGTTCCCGACGAGGGCTGCGCCGAATTCTGCATCCGTCATCTTCACGTTCAGCCCTTCTGCCAGCGCCCTGCTAAAGCTCGCGATCATCTTGTGGTTCTGCGCAAGCAGCGCGCAGGCTTCATCCGTGGAATAGCCACCCGACAGCGCCACCACCCGAACAACCCGGGCGTGATCCGCCGCCGCATCGTAAAGCCCCGGCTTGCTCGGGATCGACAGCTTCAGGATCACGTCCTGACCGTCTTCCAGCGTATCGAGGTGTTTGAGGATCTCGGTGTTCAGCATTTCCTCTGCCTCGGCCTTGGTGTCGGAGTGAATGTTCACCTCTGGCTCGACAATCGGCACAAGCCCGGCGGCGATGACCTGACGCGCCACGTCGAACTGCTGTGCGACCACGGCGGCAATGCCGTCCGCATTGGCGCTATGAATAAGCGAGCGTTCCTTTGTGCCAAAGATCCCGGCGGCATTCGCCTTGGCCAGCAGCGCGCCAAGCTCGGGCATCGGGTTGAGCAGCTGCACCCCGTTTGCCTCTTCCGCCAGACCCTTGTCGATCTTGAGAAATGGCACCACACCCCGGTCTTCCCAAAGGACCTGCGCGGTGGGCTTGCCGCCGATCTCCCCGTCCATCGTCCGCTCGAACAGGATCGCACCCAGCACCTTGTCAGAGGTAAAGGCGTCGGCGGTGATGATCCGGGTGCGCATTGCGTGCACGGCGGCGAACATCTCCGCGTCGCCGCTATAATCCGAAGGCTCGACGCCGTACTGGCTCAGCGCTTTGGGTGTGGATCCCCCGGATTGGTCAAGCGCTGCGATAAAACCGGTTTCAGTGGCGATACGGGCGCGTTGGGCGGCTTTTGTGGCCATCGGGGAAGATCCTTTGTCGGGGCATACTGTCACAGTCTCCTTAGCCCAACGCGCGGACGCGCACCAGATGCGGGGGCGGTGTTATCGCTCACGCGCGGTCAGTTTCAATCGAATGCCGTTTTTTGCGCGCACGGTCAGATGCGCGACAGGCACAGGCGCCGGCCCCTCGGTGCGCGTCACACGATAATCACGCAGGATGCGCGACAGCAGCAACGGCCCCTCGATCATGGCAAAACCCGCGCCCGGACAGACCCGCGCGCCGACGCTGAAGGGGATGTACGCCTCGCGCTGGCACTTGCGCCCGTTGTCGGTGTGCCAGCGTGCGGGATCAAAGATGTCGGGCGCGTCCCACAGCCGTTCGTGGCGGTGCAGGTGCCAGGGGCTGATCACCAGTTGCGAGCGTTTGCGAATGGTCCGGTCGCGAAACAGCTCCGGGCAGGCGTTTTCGCGCACCATCATCGGCACGGGGGATAAAGGCGCAGGGTCTCGCGAAACACGTCGCGGCTGAGCGGCAGTTGGCGCATGACGGCAAAATCGCAGGTATCCAGCGCCCGTGCCTCCTCGGCCAGCCTGTCCTGCCAGTCGGGATACAGCGCCATGAGATAGAGCGCCCAGGCGAGGGTCGAGGCGCTTGTCTCATGGCCCGCCAGAAAGAAGATCGCGACCTGATCGACCATCTCTTCGGTGGAAAACGTCTCACCGGTTTCGGGATCAGGCGTTGTCATGATCTTGGTTGCCAGATCGGCGGGCGCTGTGCCGTCCGCGATCTGTGCCGCACGCATGCGGGTCAGTTCGGTGATCAGGCGCCGGATGCGCGCGGCATTGGCGCGGGTGGCGCGGCGGTGCGGGCGCGGCATCCAGCGCGGCAGCGGCAAAAGCGCTGCCAGGTTCAGGATCGGCTGGCTGCGCTGATAGTCGCGAAAGGCCTGAAACGTCTCGCGCGCAAGCCGGTCCTCAATGGGCAGCGAGAACAGCGTGCGAAAGATCACGTCGGCGGCAGCATGGCTCGCTTCCTCCTCGATCTCGACCGTTTCTCCGACGCGGGCGGCGAGCCGGGCTGCGGCAGCCTCGCCCGCGTCCCACATGGCGGCAAAGGTTTCACGCAGCCGACCGCCCTCAAACGCCGGATCGATGATGCGCCGTTGACGCTCCCACGTGGCACCGTTCGTGACGAATACCGAATTGCCCAAGAGCGGCCGCAGCCCCTCGCCCACGCGGTCGGATTTCGGGAAATCCTGCGGCCGGTCCTTGAGCACCGTACGCACCAGTTCTGGTTGGTTCAGCAGGTAGCTGCGAAAGAACGGCGTGCGAAACTCGGCCATCCATGCGCGGTAAAGGCGCGCGGGCTGGGCCGACAGGATATCCGCGCGAAACAGCCGCGCGTAGCGCCAAAGCGACACCTTGTCAGGACGGCTGGGCGGCTTGGGCGGCAGCACGTTCATGGCGCGGTTGAGGTGTAGCGGTTGACGGGCCGGGTCAGGCGCGATTTCGACGGGCCGCGCCCGGCAAAGCGGTCGGCCAACGTCAGCGGCCCGGCGGTGATGCGAAAATAATCGTAGTCTCCGGGGCGGTCGAAGGCACATAGGTACTGGAAATGAAGGCGGAAAAAGCGCCAGCGCAGCTCTTTCCAGCGCGCGGGGCTGAGCGTTTGGGTGAACGCCGCCGAAATCACCAGCGGCCAGCGTTGCCCTTCGGGCGCCACGCCCGTGACCGCCACCGGATCGCACAGCGCAAAGGCACAGCCGTCGCCGGGTGCCGTCACGTCGAGCCAGAAGAGCGCTTCGCTCACACTCAGATACGCAAGATCGGCACGCAGACGGTGGGCATCGGGCAAGAACGATACCATGGGCACAACCTGCCCGAGGCTCAGAAACCCCAGCGCCGGGCCTTCCTCGCGCACCCGGTCCGCGCGGATCAGATCGGCGAGCACCGATACCCCCAGATGCGCGCCCGACGAATGGCCCACAACCAGCACTTCATCCACGTCCTCTGTCAGCGCGTGGGCAATGGTATCGGTAAACTCGGCGATGCGGGCCTCAAGCTCCGGCGGATTGGCGCCACGGGTGGCGGCCCCGTAGGCGTAATCATGCATAAGGTAATGGGCAAAAAACTTGCCATCGCGCGCCTTGAACCAGCGCAGGACCGCAATCGCGATCCCGAAACCGACAGCGATCAATGCGACCTTTGCCCAGGTGTTTGACAACCCCGCCGCCCCCGCCAGCGCGGCGGGCACCGACCCGAGGGCGATCGCGATCAGCAGTTGCACCAGCAGCATCCCCACGGGATAAAGCGCGGCAATCACCGGCCCCTTGCGCAGGCGCATCAGCCGGAAGAGTGCGCCGGTCGAGATATAGACCCAGGCCGTGCGCAAAAGTGCCGCGTAGGTCGCGGGGATCGAGGTGTTCATCGAGGCGCGCACGATGTCCGACCACACAAGGACATCCACATTTGCATCCACATGAACATCGTCTATCAACCCGTTGACCAACCACCCATAACGCTCGCCTCCCTGACGTTGCGTCAAGTTTAATCCATAGCCGGAAATCCGAGCCTGCGCGGCCCCTTCGCTGCGGTAAAGCTCGCGGTAGCGGCGCGGATGGATGGGGTCATAGCCGGGGATGTAGAACACACGCCTGCGGCGAACGGTCGTGGATCGGCGGGACATGACGGCGCGGCCTCTTGCGGGGTTTGGCTGAGCCTAGCGCGGATTTTCGGCCAAAGTAAGGCCGCGATCAGCCAAGCGATCCCAGCGCCGGAAATGTCTCCAGCAGCCAGAAGCTGAAGGTGGTGAAAGCCCCCGTCAGCATCGCCACACCCACGATGATCAGCAGACCGCCCATCACCCGCTCGATCGTTTTCATGTGGCGTTTGAGGCGGTTCATCACGCCCATGGCGCGGGTCATGAACATCGCGGCCAGCAGAAACGGGATGCCCAGCCCCAGCGCGTAGATGCCCAGCAGGAAGGTCCCGCGCGTGACCGATGCTTCGGAGGCGGCGAGCGACAGGATCGCGCCCAGCTGCGGGCCGATGCAGGGCGTCCAGCCAAAGGCAAAGGCAAGGCCCAGCACATAGGCGCCAAAGCTTGAGCCGCCCTTGTCGCCTGCATCCAGCCGCGCCTCTTGATCCAGAAACGGGATACGCAGGATGCCGAGGAAGTGGATGCCGAAGATAATCACCACGACGCCCGAG
Protein-coding regions in this window:
- the fumC gene encoding class II fumarate hydratase, coding for MADTRTETDSFGPLEVPADKYWGAQTQRSILNFPIGWEKQPVAIVRALGVIKQACAMANKRAGKLDAKLADAMIEAASEVVAGKLDDNFPLVVWQTGSGTQSNMNANEVIANRAIEILGGTLGTKEPVHPNDHCNMGQSSNDTFPTAMHIATAMTARDVTLPGLEKLHRALQAKVEEFDGIIKIGRTHTQDATPLTLSQEFSGYTHQVAMGIRRINDALGRIYELAQGGTAVGTGLNTAKGWDVEVAANMAEITGLPFVTAPNKFEALAAHDAMVEISGALKVVAASLFKIANDIRLLGSGPRCGLGELILPENEPGSSIMPGKVNPTQCEALTQVCAHVMGNDAAVGFAGSQGHFELNVYKPMMAYNVLQSMQLLGDAASAFTDNLVDGLRADADRIERLMRESLMLVTALAPEIGYDNATKVAKTAHKNGTTLKEEAIALGFVDAETFDRVVRPENMIGPK
- a CDS encoding DUF4169 family protein, which produces MSGPINLNKVRKDRARRDRRAQADENAVKFGRTKAERTRDAAEQTRKTTQLDQHKRET
- a CDS encoding ribbon-helix-helix domain-containing protein, translated to MNARPVKHSVTLRGHRTSISLEESFWREFRAIARARGLPINALVAEIDEARGIDSGLASAIRVFVLETLRDRLPKPD
- a CDS encoding fructose bisphosphate aldolase; amino-acid sequence: MATKAAQRARIATETGFIAALDQSGGSTPKALSQYGVEPSDYSGDAEMFAAVHAMRTRIITADAFTSDKVLGAILFERTMDGEIGGKPTAQVLWEDRGVVPFLKIDKGLAEEANGVQLLNPMPELGALLAKANAAGIFGTKERSLIHSANADGIAAVVAQQFDVARQVIAAGLVPIVEPEVNIHSDTKAEAEEMLNTEILKHLDTLEDGQDVILKLSIPSKPGLYDAAADHARVVRVVALSGGYSTDEACALLAQNHKMIASFSRALAEGLNVKMTDAEFGAALVGNIDKIYSASAA
- a CDS encoding cytochrome c biogenesis CcdA family protein yields the protein MFGIELIDASLLPAIAVALVAGIISFLSPCVLPIVPPYLAYMSGVSLNDMSSEQQARKRATIAALFFVLGLSTVFLILGFTASAFGAFFLQNQILFAQISGVVVIIFGIHFLGILRIPFLDQEARLDAGDKGGSSFGAYVLGLAFAFGWTPCIGPQLGAILSLAASEASVTRGTFLLGIYALGLGIPFLLAAMFMTRAMGVMNRLKRHMKTIERVMGGLLIIVGVAMLTGAFTTFSFWLLETFPALGSLG